A window from Mytilus galloprovincialis chromosome 8, xbMytGall1.hap1.1, whole genome shotgun sequence encodes these proteins:
- the LOC143043826 gene encoding uncharacterized protein LOC143043826 — protein sequence MAHADHNSLNKCKLCGKIGEFFCKECPSALCEPCRDKHNILLGCHLVVDIETINGAAFNIRCNSQCSTHYQPYKLFCNQCESLICIGCIAEDHNGHSVSRIEKIVQKLQDTASGDVSLMKERIEELSEVIEGIKSQKLTKFEVDLQKINRDIDSTSKSIHQVLEAKRDIQTTEFSDFKKRHYVEIEDELKRKENVLTVYSKICNNIDSMLSEDHAVGLYMSYYNLQKENEEFDDEILQDIVMPTVPGFDSESFLEDILQEICAKFDVRLINQEELEENQRRQDELIEENNGLKQQISELQAM from the exons ATGGCACATGCTGACcataattcattaaataaatgTAAGTTATGCGGGAAAATTGGAGAGTTTTTCTGTAAAGAATGTCCGTCTGCGCTGTGTGAACCATGCCGAGATAAACATAATATACTGTTGGGCTGTCATCTAGTGGTAGACATTGAAACCATTAATGGAGCTGCTTTCAACATCAGATGTAACTCTCAGTGCAGCACACATTATCAACCGTATAAACTTTTCTGCAATCAATGTGAATCATTAATTTGCATTGGGTGTATTGCGGAAGATCATAATGGCCATAGCGTTTCCCGTATCGAGAAAATTGTCCAAAAATTACAAGACACTGCAAGTGGAGATGTGTCTTTAATGAAAGAGAGAATAGAAGAATTATCCGAGGTAATTGAAGGGATAAAATCACAGAAATTGACAAAATTTGAAGTCGacttacaaaaaataaacagGGATATTGACTCAACATCAAAATCTATCCACCAAGTTCTAGAAGctaaaagggatattcaaacaaCGGAGTTTTCAGATTTTAAGAAACGACACTATGTGGAAATTGAAGATGAATTGAAGCGAAAAGAAAATGTTCTTACTGTGTATAGCAAAATATGCAATAACATTGATAGCATGTTATCAGAGGATCATGCCGTTGGCTTGTATATGTCATATTATAATTTACAGAAAGAAAATGAAGAGTTTGACGACGAAATACTACAGGATATAGTTATGCCAACAGTGCCAGGATTTGACTCGGAAAGTTTCCTTGAAGATATTTTGCAAGAAATATGTGCAAAGTTCGATGTGAG GCTAATCAATCAAGAAGAGTTGGAAGAGAACCAAAGAAGACAAGATGAATTAATAGAAGAAAATAATGGCCTTAAGCAGCAGATAAGCGAATTACAAGCTATGTAA
- the LOC143042831 gene encoding uncharacterized protein LOC143042831, whose translation MTLYCVNDSFSSKIQDAILSVCSENYSSQGIEVDGIVCVTFRNPATNCVVRIHESLGKEPNYVQPPKSCLNFYQEENLDKQVTQSTIDDNRLDAHNENIEQMYLYEHGEENDLHDSSEHDDHADRMNLIARFPRSHGQYYESKQTNNSENKRVQDIISTYSNSETLTNSEKPSSSNACHIGKDNHTIKIEKEDWNGPDKSSIINKKSNLETIINRFTSENNAIVRDTVDTDEDHADQGQHFESDNEMYFVENDNQESDMNYYEDESESDSSKAAKYGNPVCIDLSETDPDLVEVQSEIESRLKEEMKRTHAKFKIYDNVRASFETNRTNSSLCNSQQTQHAQPTFNLENINRTNTKSLSQIKQSLKGSFAKSRYRQLGNKPMPVLSFEQKKVYCKFCGLGFTNSGNKNRHERSTCGAVKYKCEFCDSLFSRSDSRARHMLYCHGLAIKDRLSNISPKKSGGLPKDIKLGLSTALDTESLPNFKNFSDPEVHFNSSKDIQNSESLLVVE comes from the coding sequence atgacaCTATATTGTGTAAATGATTCATTTAGCTCCAAAATTCAAGATGCAATCTTGTCTGTTTGTTCAGAAAACTACTCATCACAAGGTATAGAGGTAGATGGTATTGTGTGTGTCACATTCAGAAACCCTGCCACCAATTGTGTTGTCAGAATACATGAAAGCCTCGGAAAAGAGCCAAATTATGTTCAGCCACCTAAAAGCTGCCTGAATTTTTACCAGGAAGAAAATTTAGATAAGCAAGTGACACAGAGTACAATAGATGATAATAGACTTGATGCCCATAATGAAAATATTGaacaaatgtatttatatgaacATGGGGAAGAAAATGATCTTCATGATTCTTCTGAACACGACGACCATGCTGACAGAATGAATTTAATAGCTAGATTTCCAAGAAGTCATGGCCAATATTATGAATCGAAACAAACTAATAACTCGGAAAATAAAAGAGTTCAAGATATTATTTCCACTTATTCAAATTCTGAAACATTAACCAATTCTGAAAAACCAAGTAGTAGTAATGCTTGCCACATAGGTAAAGACAATCATACGATTAAGATTGAGAAGGAAGATTGGAATGGACCAGATAAGTCTAGCATCATTAATAAGAAAAGTAATTTAGAGACAATCATAAACAGGTTCACCAGTGAAAATAATGCCATAGTTAGGGATACCGTGGATACAGACGAAGATCATGCTGATCAGGGACAGCATTTTGAATCTGATAATGAAATGTACTTTGTTGAAAATGACAATCAGGAATCAGACATGAATTACTATGAAGATGAGTCTGAAAGTGACAGTAGTAAGGCTGCCAAATATGGTAATCCTGTTTGTATAGACCTCAGTGAAACTGATCCAGATCTTGTTGAAGTTCAGTCAGAAATAGAATCTCGTTTAAAGGAAGAAATGAAAAGGACACatgcaaaattcaaaatatatgacAATGTGCGGGCATCATTTGAGACAAACAGAACAAATTCCTCCCTGTGTAACTCTCAGCAGACACAACATGCACAACCTACCTTTAATTTAGAAAACATAAACAGAACAAACACAAAATCTCTCAGTCAAATAAAGCAATCTTTAAAAGGTTCTTTTGCAAAATCGAGATATCGACAACTTGGAAACAAGCCAATGCCAGTGTTGTCATTTGAACAAAAGAAAGTGTATTGTAAATTCTGTGGATTAGGGTTCACAAATTCTGGAAATAAAAATCGCCATGAGCGGTCAACCTGTGGTGCTGTGAAATACAAATGTGAGTTTTGTGATTCATTGTTCAGTCGTTCTGATAGTAGAGCAAGACACATGCTTTATTGTCACGGTCTTGCAATCAAAGATAGATTATCAAATATTTCACCAAAGAAATCTGGTGGCTTACCTAAGGATATTAAATTAGGACTATCTACTGCTTTAGATACAGAAAGTCTGCCAAATTTTAAGAATTTTTCAGATCCTGAAGTTCACTTCAATTCATCAAAAGATATTCAGAACTCTGAATCCCTTTTAGTCGTAGAATAA